The genomic interval GTGGCAACAGCTGTTAAAATAGCTGGACCAACCTCACGGGCTGCCTTAACTACAATTTCAACACGCTCAGACTTAGAAAGATCTCGATCTTCACTTGCAAGGCTTGAATAGATATTTTCAGTCATGATAATACCCATATCCACCATTGAACCAATAGCAATAACAAGCCCAGATAAACTCATAACATTAGAGTCAATACCAATAAATTTCATGAGAATGAAACTTATACCAACACCAAATGGTAGAGTTAGCGATACTAAGATTGAAGATTTAAAGTGAAGTAAGAATAGTAAAATAACAATAACAGTTATCACAATCTCTTGCGCTAAGGCAGAATAAACTGTTCCAATTGTTCTTTCAATTACCTCTGTTCGGTCGTAGAAAGGACTAAAAATAACGCCTTTTGGAAGTCCGGCCTTAACAATTTCAATTTTCTCTTTTACATTATCAATGACTTCTTTTGGATTTTCTCCAAATCGCATTGTAACGATACCACCAACAGCTTCTGTTCCGTCTTTATCAAGTGCTCCACGACGAAAAGCAGGACCTGTACCAACACTTGCCATGTCTTTAATTCGAATAGGAGACTTATTCTTTACAGCAACGACAACATTTTCAATATCTGTAAGTGACTTGAAGAATCCTTTACCACGAACAATAAATTCACGATCACCATCTTCAATAACTTCTGCTCCAACATCAATATTACTATCTTGAATAGCTTGAATAATAGATGTCAGATGAATGTCATAGGCAATAAGTTTATTAGGATCAACATCGATTTGATACTCTTTAACAAATCCACCAATACTTGCGACTTCACTTACTCCCTCCACACTTTGAAGAAGATAACGAACGTAGAAGTCTTGTAATGTTCTCAACTCTTCTAATGACAACGGCTTTTCATTATCTGAAGCGTTCTCGAGTGTATACATATAAACTTGGCCAAGACCTGTTGCATCCGGTCCCATTGCAGGATTTACGCCTTCAGGTAGTTCATTCTTTGCACTTGTAAGCTTTTCTAAAACACGAGATCTCGACCAGTAAAAATCAACATCATCATTAAAAATGACATAAATCGTAGAGAAACCGAATGCAGAAGTTCCGCGAATATTTTTAACTCCAGGAATTCCCTGAAGAAGAACACTTAAAGGATAAGTAATTTGTTCTTCAATATCCTTAGGTGATCTTCCTGCCCAATTTGTGAAAACAATTTGCTGATTTTCTCCAATATCTGGAATTGCATCAATTCGTGCTGTCGATAAGCTAAAGACAGAAAGTAGTGCAACTAAGATAAAGATTAGTACTACAGTGACACGATTTCGAATGGATAATTCAATAATATTCTTAATCATTAGTATGCCCTTGATGAGGATCAGATGTACTCATATCCTCATATCCACCAAAAAGTTGTGCTTGAGCATCAAGAAGAAAGTTTCCTTCGATAACAACTTGATCCCCATCTTTAAGTCCCTCTTTAACCTCAACATAGCCTTCTGACTCATGCCCCGTTTTAATAACGACTGACTTAAACTCTTTATCACTAACCTTTACCCATGCAACTTTTCTCTTTCCAGTATCAATAACAGCAGATCGTGGAATTACGAGAGGCATTCCCTCTAATTCAAAAGTAATTTGAGCATTTGCAACCATTCCAGGCTTTAGTTTCCCTTCCTCATTTTGAATCGTAGCGCGAACCTTTAATGTTCGAGACTGTTGATCAAGAACAGGGCTAATAAAATCCACCTCACCCTTTGTCGTCTTTCCAGGGATTGCAATAAATTCTAATTCAACAGTTTGACCTAATTGTACTAGGGCAGAATCCTGCTCATAGACATCGAGTTCGACCCAAACATCACTTAGGTTTGAAAGTTCAAAGAAGTTTTGTCCTTCTTTAAAATATGTACCAACTGTAGCACTTCTTTTTTGTACAATTCCTGTAGCAGGCGAATAGATTGTGATCTTATTCGGAACAGCACCAGACTTTGCCCATGCTTCATATTGTTCTTTTTTTATCCCCCACAGCTCAAGTCTTTCCTGACTTTGTAAATAAAGATCACGGAACTCACGTCCTTTATTCTTTAAGTATGTCTTTCGAGCTAGAATGTATTCTTCTCCTGCTGAAATTAATTTTGGACTGTAAATATCAACAACTGGATCACCTGTTTTAACAAAACTTCCTGTTGATTTCACATATACTTTCTCAACACGGCCATCGATTCTTGCCGGTATATTACTTTCCTTTTCTTCTGATTGGAGTACTTGACCTAGAAGTCTAATTTTCTTAGTCATCTTCATTGTCGTTACAGGAAAGTAAGATGGATTAAAATGTTTTAGTTGAGACTTTCTAAGTTTCACACTAGCAACAACTTTAGAAGCATTCTCTTTTTGTGTATTAACTTTAACCATTGGAGACCCATCCATTGGACAGACATCTTCTTTCTCACTTGTTACATCTGGAAAGTCCTTACAACGCCAAAGATCCTTTTGTGGTTCATTTTGTGTCATGGCAGAATGGTCATGATCATCTTCAACTTCAACTTTAGTTAAGTTCATATGACAGATTGGACACTTTCCAGGCTTATCTTCCTTAATCTGTGGGTGCATTGAGCATGTATAATAAGTTTTAACCTTAGATTCACTATGTGTACTAGTTTCCTCTTTCGCCGAACAAGCAACAAATCCTAAAAGTGTTGTGAAAGTAATAATTTTAAGTAATTTATTCATAGAGAGACTCTCCAAGAGTGTATTTATAATCAACTTTAGAAGTTGCTAATTGTGCTTCTAGCATGACTTTTTTTAATAAAATTGTTTGCAGTCGCAATTCACTCTGCAAAAGCTCTACATATGAGCTATTGCCACGACCGTAAGATTTTGAAGTGATTGATCGCGAGTTTTTAGCGAAGTTTACAGACTTCTTAGTAATAATTTGTAACTCCGCTTTTAATTTCTCAATATCATCTTTAATAATATTTAAATCACGATTCTTCTTAAGCTTGTAATCTTCCAATTTCTTGATTGCGGCATAACGATTTGCAACAGCTGCACCTTTTCCACCACTTTTGTCATCTGAAACCGGAATAGGAAATGTTATTTGTGCTCCAACGAAGTCACCATTCTTATCTATTTCATCTGAACGAAATGTATAACCTAAAGAGACTGTAATATCTGGAATATAAGCAAGATTAGCTTGTTCAACAGCAAACTCTCCTGCGATCTTTCCTTCTTCGAGGGCCTTAAGACGATTATCTTTTATATCCTCTTTCATAGACTTATCTAATAAACTCCAAGGAACACTTTTGTAATCAAAGCTAGTAGCACGATCTCCAAGTAAGTATTTGAGCTGTGCCTTATTCTGTTTTAATTCGAAAGTCTTATTACTTAGTTCACTTTCAATTTCTGACTTTCTAATTTGAATATCAAGTAGAGCTTGCTGAGTAATGCGTCCATTTGAATAGAGCTTCTTACTTACTTTCAGAATATTATTAATCCATGCTATGTTTTCTTTTAAAATGAATAGCTCGCTTTCAATTTTACGATTCCCAATAACATTTCCCCATAGGGCCTTAACAAGTGCTTGCTCATAATCAAGTGCAGAAAAATTCATGGCCCTTGCTTGAGCATTCATACTTTCAGATGCTTTGCCGTACTTGTTGGAAAGAGCAATCTTCTGAGAAATACCTAGCTCTAGGCCAGTCATTGGAGTTTGGTTGTAATCGAGAGTCTCCACCGGAAAGTTCTTGGCAGCAACCTTAAACATTGGGTCTCCCCAAGAACTTTTTTGTTTTGAAGACTCAACAAGAGATTTAGCACTTCCCTTAATGGCCTCAACACTATTGTGATTAGCTAATTCTCCAACGGCTTGCTTAAAGCTGAAGGCCATGGTGCTAGTAGAAATACAAATGATTAAAGCAGACTTAAACATAATAAAACCTATGACTTTGCTGATTTTTTTAGAAGTTCCATGATCTCACTGATTTTTTCTTCAGAATCCTTTTCAGAACCTGATTTGATGGCCTTCATAACACAACTATTCAAATGTGATTCTAGAATCACATGTTCAAGCCCCTTTAGAGCACTTCTTATGGATTTAATCTGAGTAAGAATATCAACACAATACTTACCATCTTCAATCATATTCTTAATTCCACGAACTTGACCTTCAATACGATTAACTCTTGTTAATGTTGATTTGTGATCTGGGTGCTTACTCATATTAATTTCCTTATTCTTAAACTATTTGAAACAACTGAAATACTACTTAGTCCCATGGCAACACTTGCAAGTACTGGAGGCATTGTCGGCCCACCGAAGATAACAAGCACACCAGCGGCAATTGGAATTAGTAATGTATTATAAATCATTGATAAGAAGAGATTTTGCTTGATGATCTTCATTGTCCCTTTAGCAAGTTCAATGAATTCAACTGCCTTGGCTATATCACCTTTAACAATCGTCACATCTGATGCACTAATAGCAACATCAGTTCCAGTTCCCATTGCCATTGAAAGATTTGCCTTTGCGAGAGCTGGCGCATCGTTAATTCCATCACCAATCATAGCAACCTTACGTCCTTCTTTTTGTAGACGCTCAATTTGAGAAGCTTTTCCAAGAGGCAGTGCTCTAGCGATAAAGTGATCAACACCCACTTCTTCACTAACACTTTTTGCAACGATTTCGTTATCACCAGTAATCATCCAAGTCTCAATTCCAAGAGATTTGAAATGATCGATGGCCTCTTTCGCACTAGGCTTAATCTCATCACCTACAATCAGTGTAGCAACATGTTCTTTATTTCGAGCAACAAAGATGAAACTTCCGATCTTATCCGATTCCAAATCAACATCGCGTTTGATTCTTAAATCATCTAAGAGCGACTCGTTTCCAATTTGGTATTCGATATCGTCGATATCAGCGATAATTCCCTTACCTTTTATAACTTCAAAACCATCTGGTTCATTTAAGTTAACACCTTTTTCTTTTGCAAAATTTAAAACGGCCTTTGCAAGAGGGTGCTCTGAAAATTGCTCAATAGAAGCAAGGTGAGCAAGAATTTGTTTTTCATCCTCTCCTTCTTTATAAAGTGAATCAATAACACTTGGGCGTCCAAATGTAATTGTCCCTGTTTTATCAAAGATCACTGTATCAATTTCAACGGCCTTCTCAATCACTTCTCCTCCACCAATAAGGAGACCTTTTAAAGAGGCTCGACCAGTTGAAACAACAACAGCAGTAGGTGTTGCGAGTCCAAGAGCACAAGGACAGGCAATAACAAGAACTGCAATAAAATTAGAAATTGAATTCCCCCATCTTGGCTCTCCTCCATAGAAGTACCAAGCAAGAAAAGTCACAACAGCTATAACAATAACCACTGGAGTGAAGACTCCACTAATTTTATCTGCATATTTTTGAATATTTGGTTTAGAAGACTGGGCCTCTTCAACGAACTTGATAATCTGAGAAAGGAAAGTATCACTACCAACTTTTGTGGCTTTATAATCAATGACATGATCACCATTGATTGTTCCAGCAAAGACTTGCTCCCCCTCTCCTTTAGTGACAGGTAGAGGTTCTCCAGAAATCATCGATTCATCAATAGCACTACTACCTTTAATGATCTTCCCATCAACTGCAAATTTCTCACCAGGACGAACTCTTAAAGTATCCCCAGCCTGAACTTCACTGATAGCAACTTCCACAAATGAGTCACCTTTTAAGATCGTCGCTTTTTTTGCTGACAATTTAAAGAGATCATTAAGGGCCTCTTTCGTTTTCTTCTTCGCTCTTTCTTCAAAGTACTGTCCTAAGAAAACAAATGAAGTAATGAATCCAACGGCTTCAAAATAGACTCTAGTTGTTAAGCCTAGTTCAACACTTAAATTTGTAAATACTGTGATAAACACACTATAAAGAAAAGCCGCTGTTGTCCCTAATCCAATAAGGGTATTCATATTGGAGCGACCACTTTTTAGAAATTGTAGAAGTGAGCGTTGGAATTTTAAACCAATCCATGCCCAAATTGGTGTCGTTAAAACTAGCTGAATATACCAATTAGCTTTTTTACTTGGCCATCCTTTAAGTGGTCCCATCTCAAACATAAAGACCGCAATAGCAAGAGTCATCCCAATCACAAACTTATGGAAATTATCCTTTTCAATTGATTTTACAGGAGCTGACTCACTTAGCATCTCTTCTTCGGATTGAATTGTATAACCAAGTTCAACAATTTTATTTTCAATATCATCTAAGACATTCTTATTCTCAAATTCAAAGTGACCACTTTCAATTGCATAATTTACACTTGAAAGTTTAACTCCATCAATTTTTGAAACTTCACTTTCAATAGAAGCTGCACAACTTGCACAGCTCATACCTGAAATTTTTAAGTTTACACTATTTTGTGTTTCCACTCAGTCTCCTAAGCCTCAAGTTTTTTCATGCTTGTTACAGGAAATCCGATTTCCCCTAGCATTGACTTGATTTGCATATTTGAAAAACCTTGCTCTCCACTAACAAGAACTTCCTGGTTTTCGATATCAACATTTATATTTGTCACTCCTGTAAGCTCCTTTAGTTGCTTTTCAACCTTACCTACACATCCCCCACACTTAATTCCACTGACAACAAATTTAACTGTTTTCACTTCATCTCTCCTCTCTAAGAATAACTAAAACCATATACCCCTATAGGGTATATTAAAATATTACGCCTCTCCTAAAAATAAAGCAATTAAAGATTGGTTAATTGACATAGAAATGACAAAGGCCCTAAGAAAAGGGCCCTAAGTAACTGAATTAATTTATATCTAAATAGTTATTTCTGACTCGGTAATTTGGGGCCAACAAAACGATCATCATTATAGACCATATCAACACTTGAAGGGCCTCGTAATTCCTCAACGGTTTTATGGGCCAATAATGCTACGATCATCTCATCTGGTTTCATTTGATTAAAAATATGTCCAATAATTGATTTTCTAAGCTTGTCATCATCTTCACAACAAATAAGCTCTCTAATACTAGGTCCTGCTACTTCATTCGACTTTACCTCTATCACTGTTTCCTCTTGTATGGGGCCGACAAATTCTTGTCCAAACTCCTGAACTTCAAGACAGCGAACTTGTGCAACTTCACCACAGCGAAGTAAATTATCCAATTGCGAGTCCTGTGCGAAACTAATTGACGAATATGCCAGTGCAAAATAGAGAATACCGAATTTAATCAAGATCATGCTTCCTCCTGGCCAACGTACAACATTCAAGTTAGCAAGATGATCAATAATGTATATTGTAACCTTCTTTTGAAAATCAATCAGATAAGATTCTAAGCTACTGAAATCTCAATACTAACGTTAACATGTTAACAATAATTTTTGACTAGTTTTTCGGGCAAAGAGGCATGTCAGGATCTTTCTGACAGAGGTAGGCCTTGAGAATCTCATTCTCTTCTTTTAGAGTTTCAACTTGCTCTTCTAACGATGCTACTCGACGAGAAATCCCTTCTTGCATAAGATTTAGCATACGCTTATTTTCTTCAATCTGACTTTGCTGCTCTTTTGTCGCATTAATAAGGGCCAAGAAGATTGGATCGTTATCAACTGTTAGATAATCATCAGTTGTCGTTCTAACTGCTTCAGGAATCACTTTTTGAATCTCTTGTGCAATAAAACCAGAGTGTTCTCTTTCATTGAGAATACCAAGAGCGTTATCTTCTTTGTAACGATACTTAATTGTATCAATGGCCATAATAGCATCTAGGCCATAAGTGAATTCACCTGTAATATCTTTTAAGCGTGCATCAGAATATGTGGCCCAAGAACCACCACCTGGTTTAGCGGCCGTTCCGTTAACAACAAGTCTTTCTCCGGCTTCGGCCAATTGAACACTTGCAGACGTACCAATTGCAACCCCACGATAGTGAGTGCTATCACCAACATCTGGTTGAAGATGAAGTGTTGAAAAGTAGCCGCCATACGTGTCCGTTGTAGTATGTCTAGCGAGGATCCACGCCCTTCTTCCGTTTAAATCGCCATTAGTCCCGATCTCAACGGCGTTATTACTATTAGAAAATTTCGCAACAATATTACCTTGGGCAATACTAGTTGGATATGAAGCAGTATTGTCTCCTGCATGAGCATGCATCGTAGCCGCAGGGTTTGTCGTTCCCACTCCTAGCTTTCTTGACGAGCTTAGAGTCATTGCATAGATATCATCAAACTGAGAAGTCGCATCTTTTGAACCATCATCATCTGTATCAAAAGTGAAATATAGCTTCCCTTCATCTAGTCCAAGCCTAAAGTCATCTGCATTAACCGAACTATCTTGTAGAACAAGTCCTGGCCTATAAGCAAAAATTTTAACATCTGATGTATTATTGGCCGCCGTAGCATCTTCAAAAAGCGCCATTGAACTTCCATTATCAGAAACGCGTCTTACTTCAAATTTTGAACTTGGTGTCACTGTTCCGACTCCAACATTTGCAGATTCACTTATATAAAAATCTGGATCAGCATCGCCAAAAGTTGCAGTATTGGCCTTAAGTCCCAGTCCTTTACTTTGACCTGATTGAATAAGTCCTGCACCATTTCCACCATTAAGACTTACATCAAGTCCCATATATAAACCTTGATTATTATCTCTTACAGAAATAAATTTATCATTTAAGCTACCATCTCCAAAAAGTGCAACATTACCGTTAGTTCCAACATCTAGAGTTGTACGTGGTATCGTTTTTCCAATCCCAACATTACCAATTACAGGATTTAAAAGAAGGTCGTGAACTGCTGCCCCTGAAGATTGAGTTTGGATAATCTTCTTTCCGGCAGAATCGATATAAACATCAAGATATTCATCATTTGTCCCATCACTATTCTTATCAGCGATTAGTCGAATACCTTCATAATTATCAGCGACTCCACTTTGCTGAATTGAAAGACGTGCAGAAGGAGCAGTCGTTCCCATTCCAATCTTTCCTGATGCATGATCCACAACAAGACTCTTACTACCCGCGAGATCTTCTTTTTGCCCCGTAAAAATTTTCACATTTCTAAGGTTTGAATTTGCTCTAATTTTAAAATTAGCAAGTGGAAGGCCTCCTGTATCAACTGCACCACTGGCCTTAGTGAAAGCGCCATTAGGCTTAGTAATTTTCCAAGTGATGATATTATTAGTAATATTCACATGCCCTTTTAAGCCCTTCTGTCCAGAGACATAAGTGTGACTAACATTTCCAAGCACTGTAGAAACACCTGCAATTGTCTTTCTAACCGCCTGCTCATTATCACCTTCATGTGAAACACGGTAATAGTTATTACTATCTAAACCAAATTGAAATGGATCAGCCCCTGTACTGTCAAAGTCAAATGTAATATTGATTCCTGTGGCCGTTGCACCAGCGGAAAAATCGTAAGCAGTATCACTCCACTCACTTGCAGCAACAAGAAACATTGGATCAATTGATTGAACACTAGTTCCCTTAATTGTTCCCACGACATCAAGGGCAGTTATTGGTGATGAAGTTCCAATCCCTACTTTCCCACTTCTTTCAAATGTCATAATATGGTTATCAACAGTATCATCATTAGTTCCATAACGCATTTGTAGAGAGTGAACAGGAGTTGAGGTTGATTCAAGTTTATAGAATGAATCGGCTTCAAATGCACCTAGGTGCATAAGATTCTGTGTTCCACTATTTGTACGAGGTGCCCCAACTTGTACAGAAGGAGTTGCTGTACCACCAGTGTTTGCAGGACCTAAGATACTCTTACCATTGACATGAAGTTTTTCACTCGGAGTAGCTGTTCCGATACCTACATTACCTGAGTTATCAACTGTCATCTTAGTTGTGCCACCAGTTTGAAAATTGATCACTCCTGTTCCATTGACATCAGTATCAGCAGAGATTGTATTATCTGCAATATTAGAAGATGATGACGAGTTAACCCCAGTTAGACTTGAACCATCCCCTATAAAAGCTGTTGCTTTTACATTACCGCTAACTTCCAGTTTTTCACTTGGAGTCGTTGTTCCAAGACCGAGATTACCTGCTTTTGTATAATAAAGACTTCCACGAATTCGAGAGTACTCTTTAACATTTAAAACGGCTGTTAAGTCAACATCGTCTTCATTGATAAACTTAAAGGCATCAGCATCTGCTTGTGATCGAAAGCCTTGAAAACCAATATTATTAGCATGAAATGTACTATCCGCATCGTAGCGTAGTGCCCACCATGTCTCACCTTTATAAGTAATTTCAGCTAGAGCAATTTTTGCATCAACGCGATAAGCGTTTGTGATCTCTCCTACATCTGTATAAACAGATGATGTATCAATCACAACATCAACAAAGTAAGGACGAGGGATGGCCGTGGCACTTCCACGATGTCCGTAGATGCGTCCATAGACCTTGTCTTCACTAGATGACTTAGCAAGTAAGAAGTAAGAAAGATTAGTATAATCGTAATTAGCGTAAGTGACCTGCTCACTTGTATAAAAACCAGAAAACTCAGCATCACCATCAACTGATAATTTTGCAGTTGGTGCCGTTATACCAATTCCGACATTTCCTGTTTCATCAATTGTCATTCTCGTAATATTATTCGTTCTTAGTCCGTACTTATGATTAGTCATGGCCCCTGAGAAGGCTTCTCCTGCGATACTTGTTCCCATTGCAAATTCAATATCATTTGCTACATCTCGACCACCGTAAAATGCTCCACCACTTCCTTGAACCATAACCATTCGATCGGCCGCAATACCAACTGTTGCAGAAGCTTCAGGAGTAATCCCAGGCTCTTGAAATAAAGCGATAAAATCATTTCCGTCGACTGCATCATCAGCAACAACATGAAGTTTTCTTGTAGGACTTGCCGTCCCAATACCTACATTACCACCAGTGTATGAAATATCACTTCCACTAGTCGCCCACTGAGTCGCGCGATCATCAACATAAGTCTTTATC from Halobacteriovorax sp. DA5 carries:
- a CDS encoding efflux RND transporter periplasmic adaptor subunit, which produces MNKLLKIITFTTLLGFVACSAKEETSTHSESKVKTYYTCSMHPQIKEDKPGKCPICHMNLTKVEVEDDHDHSAMTQNEPQKDLWRCKDFPDVTSEKEDVCPMDGSPMVKVNTQKENASKVVASVKLRKSQLKHFNPSYFPVTTMKMTKKIRLLGQVLQSEEKESNIPARIDGRVEKVYVKSTGSFVKTGDPVVDIYSPKLISAGEEYILARKTYLKNKGREFRDLYLQSQERLELWGIKKEQYEAWAKSGAVPNKITIYSPATGIVQKRSATVGTYFKEGQNFFELSNLSDVWVELDVYEQDSALVQLGQTVELEFIAIPGKTTKGEVDFISPVLDQQSRTLKVRATIQNEEGKLKPGMVANAQITFELEGMPLVIPRSAVIDTGKRKVAWVKVSDKEFKSVVIKTGHESEGYVEVKEGLKDGDQVVIEGNFLLDAQAQLFGGYEDMSTSDPHQGHTND
- a CDS encoding cation-translocating P-type ATPase, encoding METQNSVNLKISGMSCASCAASIESEVSKIDGVKLSSVNYAIESGHFEFENKNVLDDIENKIVELGYTIQSEEEMLSESAPVKSIEKDNFHKFVIGMTLAIAVFMFEMGPLKGWPSKKANWYIQLVLTTPIWAWIGLKFQRSLLQFLKSGRSNMNTLIGLGTTAAFLYSVFITVFTNLSVELGLTTRVYFEAVGFITSFVFLGQYFEERAKKKTKEALNDLFKLSAKKATILKGDSFVEVAISEVQAGDTLRVRPGEKFAVDGKIIKGSSAIDESMISGEPLPVTKGEGEQVFAGTINGDHVIDYKATKVGSDTFLSQIIKFVEEAQSSKPNIQKYADKISGVFTPVVIVIAVVTFLAWYFYGGEPRWGNSISNFIAVLVIACPCALGLATPTAVVVSTGRASLKGLLIGGGEVIEKAVEIDTVIFDKTGTITFGRPSVIDSLYKEGEDEKQILAHLASIEQFSEHPLAKAVLNFAKEKGVNLNEPDGFEVIKGKGIIADIDDIEYQIGNESLLDDLRIKRDVDLESDKIGSFIFVARNKEHVATLIVGDEIKPSAKEAIDHFKSLGIETWMITGDNEIVAKSVSEEVGVDHFIARALPLGKASQIERLQKEGRKVAMIGDGINDAPALAKANLSMAMGTGTDVAISASDVTIVKGDIAKAVEFIELAKGTMKIIKQNLFLSMIYNTLLIPIAAGVLVIFGGPTMPPVLASVAMGLSSISVVSNSLRIRKLI
- a CDS encoding TolC family protein, which gives rise to MFKSALIICISTSTMAFSFKQAVGELANHNSVEAIKGSAKSLVESSKQKSSWGDPMFKVAAKNFPVETLDYNQTPMTGLELGISQKIALSNKYGKASESMNAQARAMNFSALDYEQALVKALWGNVIGNRKIESELFILKENIAWINNILKVSKKLYSNGRITQQALLDIQIRKSEIESELSNKTFELKQNKAQLKYLLGDRATSFDYKSVPWSLLDKSMKEDIKDNRLKALEEGKIAGEFAVEQANLAYIPDITVSLGYTFRSDEIDKNGDFVGAQITFPIPVSDDKSGGKGAAVANRYAAIKKLEDYKLKKNRDLNIIKDDIEKLKAELQIITKKSVNFAKNSRSITSKSYGRGNSSYVELLQSELRLQTILLKKVMLEAQLATSKVDYKYTLGESLYE
- a CDS encoding metal-sensitive transcriptional regulator, which codes for MSKHPDHKSTLTRVNRIEGQVRGIKNMIEDGKYCVDILTQIKSIRSALKGLEHVILESHLNSCVMKAIKSGSEKDSEEKISEIMELLKKSAKS
- a CDS encoding tail fiber domain-containing protein yields the protein MHVSRKLTFILAICLGVFLNLSAIASTTKLGYSGRLVLTNGTPVTGTPDLKFDLYYSGSPGSNRGTQTINAVALSNGIYTVELDFTGIAAVIDAIPPSETLVIQVTDITDIANPVVYDSQNILATPISVYANHAALAETIANDAITPDSVDFKSTCSDGQVVSINNLNEFVCVDQTASVSVDSTLVNNAGVIGLPTVVTGDTYYSVTVDDYGRVTSGTTTPPSTTASDIQDNLIVDADINTNAAISWSKINKAGATPGDVGLTVNSAGPLGTTGAVATENIIKTYVDTTATNLADAKVIDDMSGVQTTIAPSVNAVKTYVTSQTGGITSSQWTDSGLDIYFNTGYVGVGTNTPMGPLHVVGSANDLNVMRFGATDADISSLTNLSNMSGLLIANEGVNNAYHSLRIVSDVDATQIESLAVTNAGRVGIGVLAPTQKLDVDGNIKATGVCIGADCRTAWPTGNAGTVTSVTGGTGLTGGTITSSGTLAVDVGTTNGKIAQVGAGDKLADSIINYNPALDVALTGYLTGAASSVVATDTILQAFAKVQGQLDAHATSIAGNSTLVINSTAGNETGQAASVDAMKNYVTTEIAGVNQSQWTNSASDIYFDSGQVGIGTTSPISPLTVNGVITAGGLNSSGAITYNSSGNYVPFSASNSTGYAHARINGLEVGGITSSTNEGYIKLGDNSRRIKLDTSGIILSNGITASDEVMRISSNGNVGIGTTNPSEMLEVVGRVKGTELCIGGDCRTSWPTGSGGTVTSVVGGTGLTGGTITSTGTLAVDVGTTNGKIAQVGAGDKLADSIINYNPAIDVALTGYVTGAASSVTATDTILEAFGKVQGQLNAHSTSIAANSNLVINSMAGTETGQAPSVSSIKTYVDDRATQWATSGSDISYTGGNVGIGTASPTRKLHVVADDAVDGNDFIALFQEPGITPEASATVGIAADRMVMVQGSGGAFYGGRDVANDIEFAMGTSIAGEAFSGAMTNHKYGLRTNNITRMTIDETGNVGIGITAPTAKLSVDGDAEFSGFYTSEQVTYANYDYTNLSYFLLAKSSSEDKVYGRIYGHRGSATAIPRPYFVDVVIDTSSVYTDVGEITNAYRVDAKIALAEITYKGETWWALRYDADSTFHANNIGFQGFRSQADADAFKFINEDDVDLTAVLNVKEYSRIRGSLYYTKAGNLGLGTTTPSEKLEVSGNVKATAFIGDGSSLTGVNSSSSSNIADNTISADTDVNGTGVINFQTGGTTKMTVDNSGNVGIGTATPSEKLHVNGKSILGPANTGGTATPSVQVGAPRTNSGTQNLMHLGAFEADSFYKLESTSTPVHSLQMRYGTNDDTVDNHIMTFERSGKVGIGTSSPITALDVVGTIKGTSVQSIDPMFLVAASEWSDTAYDFSAGATATGINITFDFDSTGADPFQFGLDSNNYYRVSHEGDNEQAVRKTIAGVSTVLGNVSHTYVSGQKGLKGHVNITNNIITWKITKPNGAFTKASGAVDTGGLPLANFKIRANSNLRNVKIFTGQKEDLAGSKSLVVDHASGKIGMGTTAPSARLSIQQSGVADNYEGIRLIADKNSDGTNDEYLDVYIDSAGKKIIQTQSSGAAVHDLLLNPVIGNVGIGKTIPRTTLDVGTNGNVALFGDGSLNDKFISVRDNNQGLYMGLDVSLNGGNGAGLIQSGQSKGLGLKANTATFGDADPDFYISESANVGVGTVTPSSKFEVRRVSDNGSSMALFEDATAANNTSDVKIFAYRPGLVLQDSSVNADDFRLGLDEGKLYFTFDTDDDGSKDATSQFDDIYAMTLSSSRKLGVGTTNPAATMHAHAGDNTASYPTSIAQGNIVAKFSNSNNAVEIGTNGDLNGRRAWILARHTTTDTYGGYFSTLHLQPDVGDSTHYRGVAIGTSASVQLAEAGERLVVNGTAAKPGGGSWATYSDARLKDITGEFTYGLDAIMAIDTIKYRYKEDNALGILNEREHSGFIAQEIQKVIPEAVRTTTDDYLTVDNDPIFLALINATKEQQSQIEENKRMLNLMQEGISRRVASLEEQVETLKEENEILKAYLCQKDPDMPLCPKN
- a CDS encoding heavy-metal-associated domain-containing protein → MKTVKFVVSGIKCGGCVGKVEKQLKELTGVTNINVDIENQEVLVSGEQGFSNMQIKSMLGEIGFPVTSMKKLEA